TTCTCTTCTTCCAATTTTATTTTTTGGTACTCCAGATAGGCGAAAGGTGACTTGACACCATTGAAGAAAATATCCCTGACATGGGCAAAGTTCACAACTTGGCTAAGCGTTGTTTTCTCTAAAAGCTGTTTGCGAAATAATTTATTATTGGGTTGCTGTTTAAAAAACACCCCGCTAGTTACTAATAGACCGGCACAACCCCTATCCCTCAATAAGGAATAAGCAAGCCAAATAAAAGCCTGGGAAAACTCTTTATCGCCAACCGCAAGTTCTCTGTTCAGGCACCACTGAATAGCAGTATTATTGGCTGCACCCCATGGCGGATTGCCAACAACGATATCGGCACAGTTTTCGGTAAATCTCCGGAGCTGTAAAGGATTGGTGATTTTGGCGCCTACATTGAAGGCATCGGCTTCCAAAAGGATATTCAGATTTTGCTGATTGGTTTCCGTACCTTCGTTAAATGCCAACTTCGGTAAACGTCTGCCTAACTTCATTTGCTCTAAAATGTCTTTTGGTTCCTGATAATTTAAAAAAGCCAAACATAGACTGAACGCCGCTACGCGTACCGCCTCTGAATTCACTTCGATCCCAGCAATTTGCTCCTGCAAAATTTTCCTCAACCTATCGGGAGAAGGAATTTTTCGTTTCTTCTGAATATGGTAGCGCACTATCCTTTGGAAAGTTTCGACGAGAAAGATGCCGGACCCACAGGCCGGGTCGAGCACGCGCGGATTCTGTGCCAACTTTTCCGGCGTTAACAATTGAGCCAGGACAAATTCAACTAAAGTGCCGGGCGTATAATGCGTTCCTTTATCGTCAAGATCCTGTTCATTATGGTAAAACTCTTCATAAATACTGCTGATCAAATCGGTAGGGATAAGGTCAAACTTATAAGCCCATAAAAAAAGCTTCAGCTGGGGGTCGATATCGCCGATTAAAAATCGTCTCAATAAAGTTAAATGCTCTTGTTGCACAACCGCACTTTCCAAATTATCTTGTGGAAAAACGTCGCCGTTAAAATCAGCCTTAAGCTGTTGGAACAAGGCATAAGTAAAATCTTTATTTTGTAAAACTTTGAGATATATCTTATGATCGGTATCATCCAAAATTTGATTTTTTTCAATAGGTTGATTGAGTAAAGCCGTCCATTCTTTCTGACGTTCGGCAATCATTTTAAAATAATCTTCGGAAATAATCCCCCTGTCTTCCAAATATCTTATAAAAATAGACCTTCCGATCAAAGCATGCGCATATTTTAAATTTTTTCCGCCAAGCCCGCTTTTCATTAACGCTGAACGTACTATTTTCAAGTCTTTAATTAATTGCTGATCAGCACGTTCTTCAATTCTACCGAAACGCTCCGCTTCGAAGGTCTGTCCGCTCTCCAATTGTTCACGCCTATATATACTTAGCTTTTCCGATATTTCATTAATGTTTCGTACGATATCTATTGGCTCAGGGATCTTTACACCATATTGATCTCTTTCCGGGGATTTGTTCAGGCCATAGACACGCAATTCACCAGGTAACGCTAAAAAGAGAAAACTTGGCCTGGCCATATTCCAGGAACGTTGAAATAGCTCTTGAATTGTTTCTTGGTTATAATCCGCCTGACCAAAGATAATAACAGGATTATTTTCCACAAAAAAAACTTTTTCAATTTTGGCATCTTCCAATCCTTGAGCCACTTTATGGGCTAAAACAAGCCAATCGCCTTTGTTAAGCCAATGAGATAGAGAATCCATGTCTGGAAGCTCGGTAGCGGATAGCAAGTCTCCTTCTATAAAACTTAACTGTTGATAGACATTTTCCAGAAACTCACTTTTTTCCGGAATGGACATGGAATTACCTCCTCTCTCTGGAACTTAACGAAAACACAACCTGAGTGTTTTTCAGGATATTGCCTCGTTCTTATCAGATAACTTTTCCTCGCAACTTTTTTTTACTTCATCCGCTGCCTGTTGGATATCAATCAACCATACCACCTGACCTTTTTTCGCTAAATCAATAGCAAAAATAGGGTTATCGCTTAATAAAAATAATCCACGGCCATCCGAAATAAGAGAGACCCCGCTTAAAGCCTTTTCATGGAGATTGTTTTTTAAGAAAAGCAAACAATCCTTCAACAGTTTGGTGGATAATCCGGCATCAAGAAGTCTTTTGACAATTTTCAACTCCACCAAATCCAGATATGAGTAAAACCGTGCACTTCCTCTTCCCGCAGCCTGGGCTAAACTGGGTTTAAATAATCCATTCCGGTCCCAGTAGTCAATTTGTCGCTGCGTCAGCCCTGTAAGTACAGATACTTCTGAGGATCGAAAACCTTGTTTTAAAACCATTATTCTCCCCCATAGGCATGGAATACAACTATGTATTTATTTCTACATTGACATTCTTATTCCTTTTATCTTTTGTAATAATAACATAATAATATACTAGAACATATGTTCTGGTCACTGATAATAACTTTGATCCGGGCCATTAATATGGTGGGAACGAAACGATTAGTAGAAGCAATGAGAGAGTGATCCCCTTTTTTTTCCCGTGTTTTAGGCTTTTAACAATTCAAAAAAGAAATAATTTCCGCTTAAAAAACCCGCAAACCCGCATCAATAGCGGGTTTTTAGACAAATCGTGGTGGACGTGAAGGGATTTGAATGACAGCTATTGCAGAGCTACATTGCTGATTTTACATGGGGGCCATACCCCCCTGTGATGGTTCGAATTCTACTTCTTCACTACATAAAAATAAAACCCACCTAATGGTGGGTTTTATTTTCATTGGCGGAGAGTGAGGGATTCGAACCCTCGATACAGGTTATGCCCGTATACTCGCTTAGCAGGCGAGCGCCTTCAACCTACTCGGCCAACTCTCCATAAAAATACTATTCAGCTCTGGCGGCTTTAAACGGCAGGACTTAAGCGTCTGGCGGAGGGGGTGGGATTCGAACCCACGGGACCCGTGAAGATCCAACGGTTTTCAAGACCGCCTCCTTCAACCGCTCGGACACCCCTCCCCGGCAGCCCAACGGCCTCCGTTTTACGTATGATTTTAGGGCAAGATTAAGTTTAACATAGAACAAATGCTGTGTCAATAAACCCTGCCGGTCTCGATGCTGTCAAGTTAAAGTGGGTCGTATCCGATAATTTCCAATGCAACTCAACCAGGTTATAAATTTGACACGATATAGATTGCAAAAAATTTAAAACACGGTGGCGGCGGCCTTGACTGCCACCCCCACGCATGGTCTGATAAAACATGCCGACGGGGTGGCTCCGGGAACATGTCTACAAAGATAGCGAACCCGTCGTTTCTCCCATTATACCATGCGTGTGGCC
This region of Pelotomaculum schinkii genomic DNA includes:
- a CDS encoding N-6 DNA methylase — translated: MSIPEKSEFLENVYQQLSFIEGDLLSATELPDMDSLSHWLNKGDWLVLAHKVAQGLEDAKIEKVFFVENNPVIIFGQADYNQETIQELFQRSWNMARPSFLFLALPGELRVYGLNKSPERDQYGVKIPEPIDIVRNINEISEKLSIYRREQLESGQTFEAERFGRIEERADQQLIKDLKIVRSALMKSGLGGKNLKYAHALIGRSIFIRYLEDRGIISEDYFKMIAERQKEWTALLNQPIEKNQILDDTDHKIYLKVLQNKDFTYALFQQLKADFNGDVFPQDNLESAVVQQEHLTLLRRFLIGDIDPQLKLFLWAYKFDLIPTDLISSIYEEFYHNEQDLDDKGTHYTPGTLVEFVLAQLLTPEKLAQNPRVLDPACGSGIFLVETFQRIVRYHIQKKRKIPSPDRLRKILQEQIAGIEVNSEAVRVAAFSLCLAFLNYQEPKDILEQMKLGRRLPKLAFNEGTETNQQNLNILLEADAFNVGAKITNPLQLRRFTENCADIVVGNPPWGAANNTAIQWCLNRELAVGDKEFSQAFIWLAYSLLRDRGCAGLLVTSGVFFKQQPNNKLFRKQLLEKTTLSQVVNFAHVRDIFFNGVKSPFAYLEYQKIKLEEENLVRYWSAKKTSVVNGLQVVILNNTDMRILKQSDLQYDDRTWKIYWWGSHRDHALINTLSMEPRLRDWVNSRNLAKGYGFQDKSKGKNSPSDWLKQYRVFPTGKFRSYGRIDFSFLKTVPEEVYRFGNKEIYKGSRILIKRGVTEAKGANGRIQARLEDAPFCFRHSIFGIAMDGLEEWEKKIILGVLWSSLTRYYLFHTTGSWGNWHHSVHLEEILDLPIRLPNDSELQNKIITRVDRLREFSGSENIFQVSPNYALASLEKELDDAIFELYELNEAERDLITDLCTYGLDLFYNSIHSDALKPIRLPSRKQGTLDDLAKSNGLPEGLEGYILAFLSIWNRELEPDGELSWRVVNSAGHAPMIGVIFSTKYKSQPIPVIKNTEDNLWHEVLTKLGNNILYPYNSKKIYVDGMVRAVTDTEIFVIKRSEARLWTRSSAREDAEATLVQAMNLQNMVRSKAR
- a CDS encoding MerR family transcriptional regulator, translating into MVLKQGFRSSEVSVLTGLTQRQIDYWDRNGLFKPSLAQAAGRGSARFYSYLDLVELKIVKRLLDAGLSTKLLKDCLLFLKNNLHEKALSGVSLISDGRGLFLLSDNPIFAIDLAKKGQVVWLIDIQQAADEVKKSCEEKLSDKNEAIS